The DNA window CATTTAATCCATGCCGATTTTTTTGATCATTCGGATACATATGATCTAATTATTGAGCAAACATTTTTTTGTGCACTGAATCCGGAATTGAGGGAGAACTATTGCAAAAAGATGCTAAATCTCATGCATTCAGATAGCAAATTGGCTGGAGTGCTCTTTAATATTCCTTTGTATCTGGATCATCCGCCATTTGGAGGTCATATTGATGAATACAAATCATTATTTGACAAATTCTTCCGAATAAAAATTCTTGAAGATTGTAGAAACAGCATACCCGAAAGGATGGGAAGTGAATTATTTATGGAATTATTTAAGAAGTAATTTGAAGTTATATTATAGATTTTTTTGCATTTTTTATATGCGCCAAATGGTGTTCGCAATGCCATGCATAAATACCAATGTTTGTTTTTAAATCAACACTTTCATTGCTTTCCGGATGTTTAAATTGCCTTTGTAAATCATCGTCAGATAAGTTTTTTAGCAAATGCACCCATCTTTCGTGAAGACCTTCCAGAATTTTTAGAGAGTTTTCTACAGGATAATCTTTTGAATCTGATAATTCAGCCCATAAATTTTCAAAATAGGGTTTGATGCTTGGTTTATCTTCGGTTAAGGCCAGTTTAAATCGTATAAAACTGTTCATATGACTGTCAGCACAATGATTTACGATTTGTCTTATGGTCCAGCCATTGCTGCGGTACTTTTTCTCAAAATCCTGATCATTTATGGTTTCGAGTTCTGTTTTTATTTTTTCAGGAAATTTTTCGATGATACTTATCCAATTTTGTATTTGATGATCATCAATGTTTAGCGGTTTATAAATTTTCCAATTGGGTATTTTTGAATCTCAATGTCTTTGTTCATAGCCTGGAAATTTTCTTTCAATAAATAAAGCAATACCAAAGCATGGGGCTAACTATTTCGCCAAAAGGAAATTTAAATTTATCATTTCACATTGGAATTTATCCATAGTACTTATCGTTTTTTACCCCCTTTATTTTCATCATCAAATGTTGGAAGCAAAATGTCCTTCATTACAGCGAATGCCAATATTTATTTATTTTCTTCGCGTAAAATTTTTTCCATTTTCCTACCTCTTGCCAATTCATCAATCAACTTTTCCATTCGTCTGCAATCACGGTATAAGGCAAATTCTTCTGATATTTCTTCAATACGATATCCGCATACTACACCTTTGATCATATGAGCATTTACATGGATTTTGGCTCCTTCAAAAAAATCTCTGAAAGTTCCATTGCCGTCAATAAAGGATTCTAATTTATCCTGTTTATAACCTGTTAACCACAAAATAACACGGTCAAGTTCTTCTTTGGTTCTACCGTGCTTTTCTACTCTACTTAGGTAATGCGGATAAATCGATCCGAAATTCATTTTCGCGAATTGCTCATTTTTTTCTGCTGTTACTTCTGCCATAACTTGTAATTTATTGAGGCTTACGTTCAACTAAAATGAGTATGCGCTCAAGTATCTCGAAGCACCAATGTTTCTGGTTAGCACTTTCATATTAAATGGCTCAGTTCGCATATTCATTTTAGTGTTTGTTGAATGCCGTTCTAATTTAGAAATTCTTCTCCAACCATATTCTGAAATTCAGAAACGGAAACTTTATCTGTATTGGCCAGTACTATAACAGTTATATCATGATCTTGAAAATAACTTATTAAAGTGTTGATACCCCATATTTGCCCAAATCGCTGTGTCACTTTGGCAACCGTCTTATTGTATTGTGGGTATCTAATCCAAAGACCATATCCATACTCCCTGGTTTCAGGGTAGGTGGTCAATAATAATTTTAACGATTTTTCATCAGTTAACTTCCGACCATAAAGTGCATCAGAAAATTTGATCAGGTCGGTTGCCGTAGAATACATAGCACCTGCCGAAAAGTAATTTTGTAAAAGTCTTTCTGGATCCTTCTCAAAATTATTGGCTTCGCTGTTCCATTTATAGCCTTGCGCCAAATCATCCGTCATTGATGATGCTGTGATAAAACCACTGTTCTTCATGTTCAAAGGATATAAAATTCTTCTTTTTAATATGTTTTGAAAAGAGTCATTCTCGATCCGCTCAATGATCTTTCCCAGAATGATGTACTCGCCATTATTATAGTCGAACCTGGAACCTGGTTCTGTTATTTGTTTTCCACTGCAATACTTATGTAGTAGTTCGTCAGTTGAAACCTTTTCTAAGTATATATCAGGAAAACCGATATTATCTTTCCTAATATCTTCACAATTCTGAATCCCTGAGGTGTGAGTTAGGAGATGATGAATGGTGATCCTATCGGCTGCTGGTCCTTTGTAATTGGGGATATAGTGCGAAATCTCTTTATTCAATTCGAGTTTACCCTCTTCAATTAATTGCAGTACTATCACAGATGTAAAAAGTTTAGTTATAGATGCAATTGCATATTTTGTATTATTTGTATTGGGGATATTTCCCTCCCTGTTAGCTAACCCAAAACTTTGGTGATATATAGTCCTGTTTTTCTTTTTTATCAGAATAGTACCGTTGAAGTTGTTTTTAGCTACGAAAGAATTTACCTGAGCAGAGATGTCGTTCTCCATTACAACTCTGAATCCCTTATTGACAGCAAATCGGCTAACATGCTGGGCATAATTTCTGGCCGAAACCCGACAATCAGCAGGTTTATTATCCCAGCTTCCTCCTCTTAAAACACGAAGGGAACCCTTATCTGCTCCCATAGGATTTATTCCAGCCTCGTAAAAATTTTGGTAAAAATCCTCACACCATTCGCTCACGTTTCCACTCATATCGTAAATCCCTAATTCGTTAGCCTTTTTTTGGCCTACCTGGTGAACTCCTTTGTCCATCTTAAATTTCCATCCGGTTTTGGACTCTGCTGCAAAATCACTGATCCATCCGACTTCGTCTGGAGTGTTGCTACCGGAGAAGCTATATCCCAGACTCTTTTGTCCACCCCTCGCAGCGTATTCCCATTCTGCTTCGGTAGGCAATCGATAGTACTTATTGTTTTGCTGAGATAACCATACCGTAAAAGCTTTAGCTCCGTACCAACTAGTATTTGTTACCGGATAGTCTTCGAATCCCTTGATAGGTTGAAATGAACCATCCTCCAGTTTTTTAATCAATGAGTATTGATCGAATCTATACCATTCACTACCACCCTCGGTTTGATTTCCTAATTGCGACAAGAATTCAGCATACTGCGCATTTGTAACTTCATATTTCCCAATCCAAAAGTCGTACAACCGAACTCGTACTGAAGGCTTTTCATCACTAATACACTGTTGATTCTGCTCAGTACTACAGCCCATAATAAATTCACCACCATCCACGAAAATCAATTCAGGTTCGGTTGCTGTTGAAAGCTGAGCGTACCCAAGTGTGGGAAAAATTAAGAGAAATAAAAAAATGAAAGAATTATAATTCATGATTTTCTAGTTTCTTACTATGGCATACAACGTCTGTGTAAAGTCCACCTCCATTTTATTCCGGTAGATAAATATGCACTTTATAACCATTTATGTCAATGGCCCTCTTGATTCTATATAAATGCACAATTAAACGTTTAAAAAGTTTAAAAACGTTTTAAACGTTTTAAAGCCTCAAATAAAAATGCTGCTTAGGCTGCTTCCGGCGTGTGAAGAGAAGCCCTATTTGAAAAAGATCAATCGATATTCCAAACCTAGAATCTTTTATGAGCTGTTTCCAGCCTCGATTCATATCTGCGGACCAATAAATATCATCAATGACAAATATTTTTTCATCTGAATTATCTGAACTTTTGTCCAGAATTAATTTCACATAGTTTAATAACGAATCGGCTTTATGATCGCCGTCAATGTATATGAAATCCGAATCAAACTCGGGTAAGATATTTGGCAGTGCCTCTGAAAAAGAACTATTTATTATGTCTATGCCGGTCCCAAGATGCGATTGAGCCAGTTGCGCCAGCTGCGGATCGCCCTCAATGCTCTTCAAATCAGCACGGGGACATCCAAGATTTAAATAAGCGGTAGCGATTCCCAGGGAGGTTCCTAATTCCAGAATTTTTTTGGGTTTAAAATAGAGCGCAAGCCTGAATAGTAACTCGCATTTTTTTTCATCCGATATGCTGTGCTTTACAATCTCGGATATCTTTCGCCTTTTTTTGAGAAGCGTGGATCCTGCTCCTTTATCTACAATGTCAATTTCCCTGCTATTTTGTCTGAAACGCTGTCTTACAGTCTCGATTTTTGCAAATCCCTCATTGCAAATTTTTTTATTGATTGCTTTGGTGTACAGATCAAAAACAAAAGGTGAATGCAGGCCATGGGCATTGCCCGCTCTTAGCCAGAATTTTAAAAAGGAAAATGCTCTGAATAAGAATACTCCCAATTAATTGAGTAAGAATGGAACAACCAGTGTAAATTCGGGAATCGTAACTGTTATTTTCTTTCCGTCTACCGCTCTTTCCATTTCATAGCTGCCGTACATTCTTCCCATTCCCGATTTTAAATTACAACCCGAAACATATTCATGCACCTGACCCGGTTCTAAAACAGGTTGCTGTCCGATGACGCCTTCACCTTCTACTTCCTTTGGAACATTGTTGGCATCGTGGATATGCCAGTGACGCCGTTTCAATTGCATGGTGTATTCGCTGCAATTCTCAATCCTGATTTTATAGGTAAACACATAGTGATTGTGTTTCGGACTGGAATACTCCGATTGGAAGTTGTTTTCAACTGTGATCTTAATGCCTTCTGTCGTTGCAGTTACCATTTATTTTTAAGCTCTAGCACTCAAGAAACGTTTTAAATTAAACAAGAGTTTTATTGAATTACAATCTATTTTGGCTAATTAAAAGTTAAATATTAATCAAGAATTTGAAAAATGGAAGTTCAGATTGAAAATAGCTGGAAAAAATTGCTTCAAAACGAGTTTGAAAAGGATTATTTCGAACAACTCGTTGCTTTTGTAAAATCAGAATATTCCGGTTATAAAATTTACCCTCCCGGGAAATTAATTTTCTCCGCTTTCGAGCATACACCATTTGATAAGCTCAAGGTGGTAATCATTGGCCAGGATCCCTACCACGGCGAAGGACAGGCTCACGGATTGTGTTTTTCCGTGCCAAAGGGGATTAAATTTCCACCCTCTCTTCAAAATATTTTTAAAGAGCTCAATTCTGATCTTAGTATACAAATTCCGGAACATGGAAATCTGGAACACTGGGCAGATCAGGGTGTGCTTTTATTAAATGCTACTTTAACGGTAAGAGCCAAAAGTCCGGGTTCACATCAGAATAAAGGCTGGGAACAGTTTACCGATGCAGTGATTGAAAGAATTCATGAACAAAAAAAAGGCATTGTTTATATTTTATGGGGTTCATATGCGCAGAAAAAAGGCCATTTTATAAATCGGGATGACAATTTAGTGATTGAATCTGCGCATCCTTCCCCATTTTCCGTACACAGAGGTTTTTTTGGTTCAAAACCATTCAGCAGAGCCAATTCTTATTTGATAGCCAAAGGATTAAAAGCGATTAACTGGTAATTAGTGGATCAATGAAAACAAGCGCGACCACCTTACACGGTCAAATAATCCACCTTCGGGATCCAGTGATAGCCAAATGAGGAGGGCTTTCCCGACAATATGATCTTCGGGTACAAAACCCCAAATTCTGGAGTCGGCAGAGTTATGTCTGTTATCTCCCATCATGAAATAATAATCCTGCTGAAAAGTATAGGTATCGATTTTCTTACCATCAATAATCAGTTCTCCATTTTGTATTAAAACCTGATCGTGGCCTTCATAATCTTTGACTACCATTTCATATCGAATAAGGAAATCTTTTGTTACCCTCATCTGATCGCCTTCTTTTGGGATATAAAGCGGGCCATAATTATCCTCGTTCCAATCGTAGCTGCCTTCATAGGGATATACCCTTGGATTTGACAGACCATCCTCGGCATAGAGCAACCTCACTTCGTCGATATAGGATTGATTTTTTAATAATTCCGAGGTCTCGGGCGTAGTCTTTACTACATATCCACCCTGAACCATATCCACACCGGTGATGTCAAATTTTCTAAAGCTCTTTTGACTGATGCGGTTAGCGGTTCGGATATAATATGTATTTTGCATTTTCGGTGGATTTTCTACGGCTTCCCCGTTGATAAAAACCTGCAGGTCTTTCACTTCAATGGTATCTCCCGGAATCCCAATGCATCGTTTGATATAATTTGTCCTCAGGTCTGAAGGGTATTCCTGCTCACGAGGATAATTAAATACCACCACATCATTGTTTTTAACAGAAGTAAATCCCGGTAGCCGGGCCTGGGGTAATTGAATCCAATCCAGAAAGGAAGGAATATTGGTACCCCAGATTTTTTGATGTGTCAGTGGTAATTGCAGCGGTGTTTTTGGAGTCCTGGGTCCGTAATGAAGCTTGCTTACGAAAAGAAAATCGCCTACAAGGAGCGATTTTTCCATGGATGGAGTAGGGATGGTAAAGGCTTCTATTGCAATCCAGCGAATAAATGTAGCGGCTACAACTGCAAAAATGATTGCATCGGTCCATTCCCTGGTTTTTGAACGTGGTTCCTTGCTCTTCCCGGGAAGAAAAATCTCTTTTAATCGCTTTAAAAATTTATTTGCCATTTATTCTAAATTCATCATATCGGGCATTCCGAATACACCTTTTTTTCTAATTAACCATTTGGCTGCCGCCAGGGCTCCCTGAGCAAAGCCGGTTCTTCCTTTGGCTATGTGTGTAAATTCCATCTCATCGATGTTGGAACTGTATCTGACCACATGCGTGCCGGGCACATCCTCCTTTCGGTGCGCAATAATATTAATTTTATCTTTCTCCTTTTCATCCAATGACCAATTGCCGATTTCCGGATAGGCATTGATTATTTTTTCTGCCAGGCTTATTGCCGTACCACTTGGAGCATCGCGTTTGTAGATATGATGTGTTTCTTCAATTTCCACATCGTAATCCGAATATTTGGACATCACCTTTGCGATGTACTGGTTAAAATGGAAAAATAAATTTACCCCTAAGCTAAAATTTGAAGCGTAGAAGAAGGCGCCCTTGTTTTCAAGGCAAAGGCCTTTTATCTCTTCGAATTTATCCAGCCAGCCGGTGGTTCCGCTTACTACGGGAATGTCGTTTTTGATACAAAATAAAATATTGTCAAAAGCGCTTTCGGGATTGGTAAATTCAATTGCCACATTGGGATGATGATGTTTCATTTCAGGAAGATCATCGCTGTGAGCTATTTTACAGACTATGCTATCACCATTCGCTTCAGCAAGGGCTTCTATGGCTTTGCCCATTTTTCCGTATCCGATTAATGCTATTTTCATTTAAACTGAAAATTTAACGTTAAACCACCTGCCATTGTATTGCCGTTCATATAAATTGCAGGATCCACACGCATACTCAGGTCGTCGGTAACTTCAAAGCCCTTGAGATGTCCGTCCACATAAGCATCGGCAATTTGCAGACCGTAAAACAAAACGCCTAAAATTATATTGAGGTCGCGATACTTTTTAGTGAGATTGCGATTAGCGCGCAAAGCATTTTCAGAAAGTCTGGAAAAATCAGGATCCACCAGGGTATTCTCATCATCATCAGTCAGATTGTTCAATGATCGCTTGTAGCGTATGTACTGGTCGTGATTGTAAATGGCAATTCCGGTAAAAGCTGCCAGGCCTCCGTAAACCAATGGTATTTTCCAATAACTTTTAACATAAAACTGCCCCGCACCCGGTAATGCCATGGAAAGATAAGCAGCCGTTGAAGGGTTTAGGTAAGCGTATTTCTCAGCCTTCATGGCTCTCTTTTCAGCCCGAATGGAATCTTTTTTGGCAAAATAGGCCTCATCCTGAGCAAAACTGAGATTTGCCGAGATTATTATAACAATGACGATCAGTAAGGATCTGAAATAAACTTCAAACATTAGACATCCAGAATCTCTAATATCCTGTTGAGGTCTTCGGTGGATACAAAAGGAATTTTAATTTCTCCTTTTTCATCATCTTCTACCTTTAAGGATATTTTGGTTCCAAAATGCGAAGATAGTTTTGTTTTTAAATCTTTGTACTCAGGGCTGAGCTTTAATTCTTTTTTCCCAGAGTCTTTTTTTCCTTCAAAACCGTGCCGCACAAGGTCTTCGGTTTTTCTGACGGATAAATTTTTTCGAATGATTTCATTAAATATAGCCAGCTGAAGATCCACATTTTCTATTGAAATCAATGCCCGTGCATGGCCCATACTTATCTTTTTATCTCGAACCGCCAATTGAATCTCAGGCGGCAGTTTTAAAAGTCTCAGGTAATTGGTTACGGTAGATCTGTTTTTGCCTACCCTTGTTCCCAAATCTTCCTGACGCAATTCGC is part of the Hyphobacterium sp. CCMP332 genome and encodes:
- the apaG gene encoding Co2+/Mg2+ efflux protein ApaG, whose protein sequence is MVTATTEGIKITVENNFQSEYSSPKHNHYVFTYKIRIENCSEYTMQLKRRHWHIHDANNVPKEVEGEGVIGQQPVLEPGQVHEYVSGCNLKSGMGRMYGSYEMERAVDGKKITVTIPEFTLVVPFLLN
- a CDS encoding SAM-dependent methyltransferase produces the protein MEELKNKIATEDYWTKRYQADNTGWDIGYVSTPLKNYFDQLKDKTTKILIPGCGNAYEAKYLYMKGYTNVFLLDISDYPLKKFNKENPDFPEDHLIHADFFDHSDTYDLIIEQTFFCALNPELRENYCKKMLNLMHSDSKLAGVLFNIPLYLDHPPFGGHIDEYKSLFDKFFRIKILEDCRNSIPERMGSELFMELFKK
- a CDS encoding uracil-DNA glycosylase, producing MEVQIENSWKKLLQNEFEKDYFEQLVAFVKSEYSGYKIYPPGKLIFSAFEHTPFDKLKVVIIGQDPYHGEGQAHGLCFSVPKGIKFPPSLQNIFKELNSDLSIQIPEHGNLEHWADQGVLLLNATLTVRAKSPGSHQNKGWEQFTDAVIERIHEQKKGIVYILWGSYAQKKGHFINRDDNLVIESAHPSPFSVHRGFFGSKPFSRANSYLIAKGLKAINW
- a CDS encoding SUMF1/EgtB/PvdO family nonheme iron enzyme, which translates into the protein MNYNSFIFLFLLIFPTLGYAQLSTATEPELIFVDGGEFIMGCSTEQNQQCISDEKPSVRVRLYDFWIGKYEVTNAQYAEFLSQLGNQTEGGSEWYRFDQYSLIKKLEDGSFQPIKGFEDYPVTNTSWYGAKAFTVWLSQQNNKYYRLPTEAEWEYAARGGQKSLGYSFSGSNTPDEVGWISDFAAESKTGWKFKMDKGVHQVGQKKANELGIYDMSGNVSEWCEDFYQNFYEAGINPMGADKGSLRVLRGGSWDNKPADCRVSARNYAQHVSRFAVNKGFRVVMENDISAQVNSFVAKNNFNGTILIKKKNRTIYHQSFGLANREGNIPNTNNTKYAIASITKLFTSVIVLQLIEEGKLELNKEISHYIPNYKGPAADRITIHHLLTHTSGIQNCEDIRKDNIGFPDIYLEKVSTDELLHKYCSGKQITEPGSRFDYNNGEYIILGKIIERIENDSFQNILKRRILYPLNMKNSGFITASSMTDDLAQGYKWNSEANNFEKDPERLLQNYFSAGAMYSTATDLIKFSDALYGRKLTDEKSLKLLLTTYPETREYGYGLWIRYPQYNKTVAKVTQRFGQIWGINTLISYFQDHDITVIVLANTDKVSVSEFQNMVGEEFLN
- a CDS encoding DUF2200 domain-containing protein; its protein translation is MAEVTAEKNEQFAKMNFGSIYPHYLSRVEKHGRTKEELDRVILWLTGYKQDKLESFIDGNGTFRDFFEGAKIHVNAHMIKGVVCGYRIEEISEEFALYRDCRRMEKLIDELARGRKMEKILREENK
- the dapB gene encoding 4-hydroxy-tetrahydrodipicolinate reductase, whose amino-acid sequence is MKIALIGYGKMGKAIEALAEANGDSIVCKIAHSDDLPEMKHHHPNVAIEFTNPESAFDNILFCIKNDIPVVSGTTGWLDKFEEIKGLCLENKGAFFYASNFSLGVNLFFHFNQYIAKVMSKYSDYDVEIEETHHIYKRDAPSGTAISLAEKIINAYPEIGNWSLDEKEKDKINIIAHRKEDVPGTHVVRYSSNIDEMEFTHIAKGRTGFAQGALAAAKWLIRKKGVFGMPDMMNLE
- a CDS encoding class I SAM-dependent methyltransferase; the encoded protein is MGVFLFRAFSFLKFWLRAGNAHGLHSPFVFDLYTKAINKKICNEGFAKIETVRQRFRQNSREIDIVDKGAGSTLLKKRRKISEIVKHSISDEKKCELLFRLALYFKPKKILELGTSLGIATAYLNLGCPRADLKSIEGDPQLAQLAQSHLGTGIDIINSSFSEALPNILPEFDSDFIYIDGDHKADSLLNYVKLILDKSSDNSDEKIFVIDDIYWSADMNRGWKQLIKDSRFGISIDLFQIGLLFTRRKQPKQHFYLRL
- the lepB gene encoding signal peptidase I, translating into MANKFLKRLKEIFLPGKSKEPRSKTREWTDAIIFAVVAATFIRWIAIEAFTIPTPSMEKSLLVGDFLFVSKLHYGPRTPKTPLQLPLTHQKIWGTNIPSFLDWIQLPQARLPGFTSVKNNDVVVFNYPREQEYPSDLRTNYIKRCIGIPGDTIEVKDLQVFINGEAVENPPKMQNTYYIRTANRISQKSFRKFDITGVDMVQGGYVVKTTPETSELLKNQSYIDEVRLLYAEDGLSNPRVYPYEGSYDWNEDNYGPLYIPKEGDQMRVTKDFLIRYEMVVKDYEGHDQVLIQNGELIIDGKKIDTYTFQQDYYFMMGDNRHNSADSRIWGFVPEDHIVGKALLIWLSLDPEGGLFDRVRWSRLFSLIH